The proteins below are encoded in one region of Populus alba chromosome 2, ASM523922v2, whole genome shotgun sequence:
- the LOC118032005 gene encoding uncharacterized protein, producing HSLTSSSPPLFPSSPFQNHSPPPPLSSSPPVSSALLLCLRRLTLSSAAFVVFVVVAGVSGVFSVVCFCGFDGVEVIERLVFRGFMFGVLYGLYFVYKKRWVLEFPIIQRPLFYSFKMGLPLAIKRALKLSNVAYLCSAALLVFLPDQFKSGGTMGQFITEQIILYIGSFSVFLCWELSHHLHQVLHTKRYLFAPPKGSAAAETNPTEPLLAALEESIPDSLLQYLAYLDLCMVCENNVDAWRRAAFFEETGETYKKVVAACLRPLEQLTSNLREVLEGCYVGKAHQLSNQLQSPTDSQLDSKHYESLNNFQKYAWSAKAVAFLTERSHEEDRFGVAQLTGSNAAVLSTLISSLLAIEVFMGKKTSLQPQHLMGPVTIKWNTPSTGRRDVATANKRGGPLDAKTCAMADVLSNSIYSIVSAFHDEMLTSTKAGLLEKDWVTKTKPLFGTYELLVQKLRHFLDFRAS from the exons CATTCTCTAACCTCCTCTTCTCCTCCTCTCTTTCCTTCCTCTCCTTTCCAAAACCACTCCCCTCCGCCTCCCCTCTCCAGCTCGCCGCCGGTCTCGTCCGCTTTGCTTTTGTGTCTTCGCCGGTTGACCCTGAGTTCCGCCGCGTTTGTAGTGTTTGTGGTGGTTGCTGGGGTATCTGGGGTTTTTTCAGTGGTGTGTTTTTGTGGTTTTGATGGGGTTGAGGTGATTGAGAGATTAGTGTTTAGGGGTTTTATGTTTGGGGTTTTGTACGGgttgtattttgtttataaaaaaagatgggttTTGGAGTTCCCAATTATTCAG CGTCCTCTTTTCTATAGCTTCAAGATGGGACTTCCATTGGCAATTAAACGAGCTTTAAAGCTTTCTAATGTGGCTTACTTATGCTCAGCTGCGTTGCTAGTGTTTCTTCCAGATCAATTTAAAAGTGGAGGGACAATGGGGCAGTTCATCACTGAGCAGATCATTCTGTATATTGGGAGCTTTTCTGTGTTTCTCTGTTGGGAATTGAGTCACCATTTACACCAG GTGCTACACACAAAAAGGTACTTATTTGCACCGCCGAAAGGTTCCGCAGCAGCAGAGACAAATCCCACTGAGCCTCTCCTTGCAGCCCTCGAGGAGAGCATTCCGGATTCTCTTCTGCAGTATCTTGCATATCTTGATCTTTGTATGGTTTGTGAGAATAATGTAGATGCTTGGCGCCGAGCTGCATTTTTTGAAGAAACTGGTGAGACTTACAAAAAAGTTGTTGCTGCGTGCTTGAGGCCTCTGGAACAGCTTACATCTAACTTGCGTGAAGTCTTGGAAGGTTGTTATGTTGGTAAGGCACATCAATTATCCAATCAATTGCAGTCGCCAACTGACTCTCAACTGGATTCAAAACATTATGAATCACTAAACAACTTTCAG AAGTATGCATGGTCTGCCAAGGCAGTTGCTTTCTTGACTGAACGGTCACATGAGGAGGATAGATTTGGGGTTGCACAACTCACTGGTAGCAATGCTGCTGTTCTCTCAACACTTATCTCTAGCCTGCTTGCTATTGAAGTTTTCATGGGGAAGAAGACAAGCTTGCAACCTCAACATTTGATGGGGCCAGTTACTATTAAATGGAATACTCCAAGTACAGGAAGAAGAGATGTTGCGACAGCAAACAAGAGAGGTGGTCCTCTAGATGCAAAAACTTGTGCCATGGCTGATGTGCTAAGCAACTCAATCTACAGCATTGTGTCTGCTTTCCATGATGAGATGCTCACGAGCACCAAAGCAGGTCTTCTTGAGAAGGATTGGGTTACTAAAACTAAACCCCTTTTTGGAACCTATGAGTTGCTCGTACAGAAACTGCGTCATTTCCTGGATTTCCGAGCTAGCTAG
- the LOC118031972 gene encoding zinc finger CCCH domain-containing protein 14, which produces MEFGGGHRKRGRLDAAFNGNGGHKKTRQEMESFSTGIGSKSKPCTKFFSTSGCPFGEGCHFLHYVPGGYKAVSQMLPALPPASRNQGAPPPSFPDRSSPPSVKSRLCNKYNTVEGCKFGDKCHFAHGEWELGKASAASYDDPRAMGQMQGRAAAPYDDPRAMGPMQGRMSRHMEHPNQGHGAAASFGSSATTKISIDASLAGAIIGKNGVNSKHICRATGAKLSIREHETDPKKRNIELEGSFDQISQASDMVRQLISNVGQASGPPMKNSSMHSSGGSNNFKTKICENFNKGSCTFGDRCHFAHGAEELRKSGM; this is translated from the exons ATGGAATTCGGAGGTGGTCACCGCAAGAGAGGCAGACTCGACGCTGCTTTTAATGGCAATGGCGGCCACAAAAAGACCAGACAAG AAATGGAGTCCTTTTCAACTGGTATAGGAAGCAAATCGAAGCCATGCACAAAGTTTTTCAG TACTTCTGGTTGCCCATTTGGTGAGGGATGCCACTTCTTGCATTATGTTCCTGGTGGCTATAAAGCTGTGTCCCAAATGCTTCCAGCTCTTCCACCAGCCTCTAGAAATCAAGGTGCCCCACCCCCTTCTTTTCCAGATCGCTCTTCTCCTCCATCCGTGAAGTCCCGTTTGTGCAATAAATACAACACAGTTGAGGGTTGCAAGTTCGGTGATAAATGCCATTTTGCCCATGGTGAGTGGGAGCTTGGGAAGGCTTCTGCTGCTTCATATGATGATCCTCGCGCCATGGGGCAAATGCAGGGCAGGGCTGCTGCTCCATATGATGATCCTCGTGCCATGGGGCCAATGCAGGGCAGGATGAGTCGGCACATGGAGCATCCAAACCAAGGTCATGGTGCTGCAGCAAGCTTTGGGTCATCTGCTACTACTAAGATCAGTATTGATGCTTCACTTGCTGGAGCCATCATTGGGAAAAATGGTGTTAACTCTAAGCATATCTGTCGTGCTACTGGAGCCAAGCTTTCCATAAGGGAGCATGAAACAGACCCTAAAAAGAGGAACATAGAGCTTGAGGGTTCATTTGATCAGATCAGTCAAGCAAGTGATATGGTTCGCCAGCTGATTTCAAATGTTGGTCAAGCCTCTGGACCTCCCATGAAGAACTCATCGATGCATTCTTCTGGTGGATCAAATAACTTCAAGACCAAGATCTGTGAGAACTTCAACAAAGGATCTTGCACTTTTGGGGATAGGTGCCACTTTGCACACGGTGCTGAGGAATTGCGCAAGTCTGGAATGTGA